A genomic segment from Pyxidicoccus trucidator encodes:
- a CDS encoding YfaP family protein: MHSRSHLLAALLIAATVLSSPALAQDGLKLKLLSATRKNQPVAGATVTLQAPGQASVKGETDGLGFVTFSPAPFGGKDDASVSLIIEKQGFSSLVVKCPCKGLSYALSEEMARGTDSRVVLTWGEQPLDLDSHLSFGTGHVYWERKSGAQVKLDVDDTDGFGPETITLEKRKSGQEYIYAVHNYSDKDNSQSKGWATSQAKVFLYTGNKLTRVYYVTPKSVGNLWVLFRIDANGTFYDINEFTSVDSPQAVARFLRSKQWSIGTNKVPDGKPVATVNPAAYSFAPHELPFELPQALQSGMPYYSANFYTVLLKSQESKPAEDGKACEGFIDEETRLAAQALLPENKVFTSRSGCDGVVSYSNTNRAYEFMAVYAGATKEDARKLLEKVNATQKFDGANIRWMQVVVKK, from the coding sequence ATGCACTCACGCTCGCACCTTCTGGCGGCGCTGCTCATCGCGGCGACCGTCCTCTCCAGCCCGGCGCTCGCGCAGGACGGGCTCAAGCTCAAGCTCCTCTCCGCGACCCGGAAGAACCAGCCCGTGGCCGGCGCCACCGTGACGCTCCAGGCCCCCGGCCAGGCGTCCGTGAAGGGCGAGACGGATGGGCTCGGCTTCGTCACCTTCTCTCCCGCGCCCTTCGGCGGGAAGGACGACGCCTCGGTCAGCCTCATCATCGAGAAGCAGGGCTTCAGCAGCCTCGTGGTGAAGTGCCCCTGCAAGGGCCTGTCGTACGCGCTCAGTGAGGAGATGGCCCGGGGCACCGACAGCCGCGTGGTGCTCACCTGGGGCGAGCAGCCGCTGGACCTGGACTCGCACCTGTCGTTCGGCACCGGCCACGTCTACTGGGAGCGCAAGTCGGGGGCGCAGGTGAAGCTGGACGTGGATGACACGGACGGCTTCGGCCCGGAGACCATCACCCTGGAGAAGCGCAAGTCCGGCCAGGAATACATCTACGCGGTGCACAACTACTCGGACAAGGACAACAGCCAGTCCAAGGGGTGGGCCACGAGCCAGGCCAAGGTGTTCCTCTACACGGGCAACAAGCTGACGCGCGTGTATTACGTGACGCCCAAGTCCGTGGGGAACCTCTGGGTGCTCTTCCGCATCGACGCCAACGGCACGTTCTACGACATCAACGAGTTCACCTCGGTGGACTCGCCCCAGGCCGTGGCTCGCTTCCTGCGCTCGAAGCAGTGGTCCATCGGCACCAACAAGGTGCCGGACGGCAAGCCGGTCGCCACCGTCAACCCGGCGGCCTACTCCTTCGCCCCGCACGAGCTGCCCTTCGAGCTGCCGCAGGCGCTCCAGTCGGGCATGCCGTACTACTCGGCCAACTTCTACACCGTCCTGCTGAAGAGCCAGGAGTCCAAGCCCGCCGAGGACGGCAAGGCCTGCGAGGGCTTCATCGACGAAGAGACGCGGCTGGCCGCCCAGGCGCTGCTGCCGGAGAACAAGGTGTTCACCTCGCGCTCGGGCTGTGACGGGGTGGTGTCGTACTCCAACACCAACCGTGCCTACGAGTTCATGGCCGTCTACGCTGGCGCCACGAAGGAGGACGCCCGCAAGCTTCTGGAGAAGGTCAATGCGACCCAGAAGTTCGACGGTGCGAACATCCGATGGATGCAAGTGGTCGTGAAGAAGTAG
- a CDS encoding class I SAM-dependent rRNA methyltransferase, translating to MNVVKLELARGLGRHLRAGHPWVFRKALEHVPKIPAGCVVDLTENGKFVARGYYDPHSAIAVRVLTRDPRESVDAAFITRRVRQALAERQALVDLTDTDSYRLIHGEGDGLPGVVVDLYAGWAVMKLYSAGLTPYRPLIIEALKAGVPGLKGILGRDEVGRDDVDEDEGRGTGKMLYGQEAPELIPIRERGATFLVDAWRGQKTGFFLDQRENRFLIRRLAKGRDVLNCFSFSGGFSVNAALGGANSVFSVDQDPDAIALARENFTRNGLPAEKHDFLAADVFKIIQSFKEEGRTFDFIILDPPAFAKTQRAVQAAIDGYASLNRQALGILRPGGLLATASCSARVSPNDFMGAVREAGFKAGVDLALVEERYQPPDHPVRLQFPEGKYLKFYVLQSV from the coding sequence GTGAATGTCGTGAAGCTGGAGCTGGCGCGAGGACTGGGGCGCCACCTGCGCGCCGGGCACCCGTGGGTGTTCCGCAAGGCGCTGGAGCACGTGCCGAAGATTCCCGCCGGCTGCGTGGTGGACCTGACGGAGAACGGGAAGTTCGTGGCGCGCGGGTACTACGACCCGCACTCCGCCATCGCCGTGCGCGTGCTCACCCGAGACCCGCGAGAATCGGTGGACGCGGCCTTCATCACCCGCCGGGTGCGGCAGGCACTGGCCGAGCGCCAGGCCCTCGTCGACCTGACCGACACGGACAGCTATCGCCTGATTCACGGCGAGGGGGACGGGCTGCCGGGCGTGGTGGTGGACCTCTACGCGGGCTGGGCGGTGATGAAGCTGTACTCGGCCGGCCTGACGCCCTACCGGCCGCTCATCATCGAAGCGCTGAAGGCGGGAGTGCCCGGCTTGAAGGGCATCCTCGGCCGCGACGAGGTGGGCCGCGACGACGTGGACGAGGACGAGGGCCGCGGCACGGGGAAGATGCTGTACGGCCAGGAGGCGCCGGAGCTCATCCCCATTCGCGAGCGTGGGGCCACGTTCCTGGTGGATGCGTGGCGCGGGCAGAAGACGGGCTTCTTCCTGGACCAGCGGGAGAATCGCTTCCTCATCCGGCGGCTGGCGAAGGGCCGCGACGTGCTGAACTGCTTCAGCTTCAGCGGCGGGTTCTCCGTCAATGCGGCGCTGGGCGGGGCCAACAGCGTGTTCTCCGTGGATCAGGACCCGGATGCGATTGCGTTGGCCCGTGAGAACTTCACTCGCAACGGGCTGCCCGCGGAGAAGCACGACTTCCTGGCGGCGGATGTCTTCAAGATCATCCAGTCCTTCAAGGAAGAGGGCCGCACCTTCGACTTCATCATCCTGGACCCGCCGGCCTTCGCGAAGACCCAGCGCGCGGTGCAGGCGGCCATCGACGGCTACGCATCCCTCAACCGGCAGGCGCTGGGCATCCTCCGGCCGGGCGGGCTGCTGGCCACGGCGTCGTGCTCGGCGCGCGTGAGTCCGAATGATTTCATGGGCGCGGTGCGTGAGGCGGGCTTCAAGGCCGGCGTGGACCTGGCGCTCGTGGAGGAGCGCTACCAGCCGCCGGACCACCCGGTGCGCTTGCAGTTCCCGGAAGGGAAGTACCTGAAGTTCTACGTGCTCCAGTCGGTGTAG
- a CDS encoding HAD-IIB family hydrolase, protein MAASSKVALPRPLREADLSRVGGVFTDVDGTLTTGHRLRSDTVRALERLSASGLRVVLVSGRPAGWGEAWARQLPVDGVIVENGGLFFLRGKHGRLRKVYSEAPAARVANRKRLQAEVGRVLRQVPGARLSLDSAYTEVDLAVDYNEEVRLGDAGASRIEALLTARGVTAVRSSVHVNCWLGRFDKLSAARRFAKVAWGERLDPADGRYVYAGDSFNDAPMFEAFALGVGVANVRSVLDRIDAPPAFITRAAEGRGFEELARAILARRARAAL, encoded by the coding sequence ATGGCGGCCTCCAGCAAGGTGGCACTTCCGCGCCCCCTGCGCGAGGCGGACCTGTCTCGCGTCGGGGGCGTCTTCACGGACGTGGACGGCACGCTCACCACGGGGCACCGGCTGCGCTCGGACACGGTGCGGGCGCTCGAGCGCCTGTCCGCCTCCGGCCTGCGCGTGGTGCTGGTGAGCGGGCGGCCGGCGGGGTGGGGTGAGGCGTGGGCGCGGCAGCTCCCCGTGGACGGCGTCATCGTCGAGAACGGGGGCCTGTTCTTCCTGCGTGGGAAGCACGGGCGGCTGCGGAAGGTGTACTCGGAGGCCCCGGCCGCGCGCGTGGCCAACCGGAAGCGGCTCCAGGCGGAGGTGGGGAGGGTGCTGCGGCAGGTGCCCGGGGCGCGGCTGTCGCTGGACAGTGCGTACACCGAGGTGGACCTGGCCGTGGACTACAACGAGGAGGTGCGGCTGGGGGACGCCGGGGCGTCGCGAATCGAGGCGCTGCTGACGGCGCGCGGCGTGACGGCAGTGCGCTCATCGGTGCACGTCAACTGCTGGCTGGGCCGCTTCGACAAGCTGAGCGCGGCGCGGCGCTTCGCGAAGGTGGCGTGGGGCGAGCGGTTGGACCCGGCGGACGGGCGCTACGTGTACGCGGGGGATTCTTTCAACGACGCCCCGATGTTCGAGGCTTTTGCACTGGGCGTGGGCGTGGCCAACGTTCGCTCCGTCTTGGACCGGATTGATGCGCCGCCGGCCTTCATCACCCGGGCGGCCGAGGGGCGGGGCTTCGAGGAACTGGCTCGCGCCATTCTCGCCCGCCGGGCCCGCGCGGCCCTTTGA
- the corA gene encoding magnesium/cobalt transporter CorA, which produces MIQVCLLKDGKLLTGGEELLGHEGRKWVDVQQPTEEKMALLTERFGLHKLAVEDCLHLDQRPKLEEYPNHQFIVLQGFTVAGKDVCELTLHEHHFFLAHDWIISVHEFPFAGLDQVKKRVMDDPRATLERGTDFVLYMLADGLVDAQFPLLDTFSDELEDLEAAIFERVEKSHLQRIFELKRTLVMVRRVLSPQRDVVGLLSRRGIVHIHDKTTLYFRDVYDHLVRLYEQIDASRDIVGNVMDGYLSMVANKTNDITKQLTIFSTLFLPLSFIVGFFGQNFEALSSKGNYYAMWVMIIGFPVGLILWFKHKQWL; this is translated from the coding sequence ATGATCCAGGTCTGTCTGCTGAAGGACGGTAAGCTCCTCACCGGGGGTGAAGAGCTCCTCGGCCACGAGGGGCGGAAGTGGGTCGACGTACAGCAGCCGACCGAGGAGAAGATGGCGCTCCTGACCGAGCGCTTCGGCCTGCACAAGCTGGCCGTGGAGGACTGCCTCCACCTGGACCAGCGCCCCAAGCTGGAGGAATACCCCAACCACCAGTTCATCGTCCTCCAGGGCTTCACCGTCGCCGGCAAGGACGTGTGTGAGCTGACGCTGCACGAGCACCACTTCTTCCTGGCCCACGACTGGATCATCAGCGTCCACGAGTTCCCCTTCGCGGGGCTCGACCAGGTGAAGAAGCGCGTGATGGACGACCCGAGGGCAACGCTGGAGCGGGGCACGGACTTCGTCCTCTACATGCTGGCGGACGGGCTGGTGGATGCGCAGTTCCCCCTGCTGGACACGTTCAGCGATGAATTGGAGGACCTGGAGGCCGCCATCTTCGAGCGGGTGGAGAAGTCGCACCTGCAGCGCATCTTCGAGCTGAAGCGGACGCTGGTGATGGTCCGCCGGGTGCTGTCGCCACAGCGGGACGTGGTGGGGCTGCTGTCGCGGCGGGGCATCGTCCACATCCACGACAAGACGACGCTCTACTTCCGCGACGTGTACGACCACCTGGTGCGGCTGTACGAGCAGATCGACGCCAGCCGGGACATCGTGGGCAACGTGATGGATGGCTACCTGTCCATGGTGGCCAACAAGACGAACGACATCACCAAGCAGCTCACCATCTTCTCCACCCTCTTCCTGCCGCTGTCGTTCATCGTCGGATTCTTCGGGCAGAACTTCGAGGCGCTCTCATCCAAGGGCAACTACTACGCCATGTGGGTGATGATCATCGGGTTCCCGGTGGGGCTCATCCTGTGGTTCAAGCACAAGCAGTGGCTCTGA
- a CDS encoding alpha/beta fold hydrolase, whose amino-acid sequence MLTVTVDGIPLHYRDVGQGRPVLLLHAFPLNGDAFDPQVKALSGRYRFIIPDHRGFGQSRIGDGPTEMARIARDSLALLDALKLDSVVVGGVSMGGYAAMALLREDAGRVGGLVLVDTQATPDDEAGKARREASAKEALEQGVEPLVQTLLPKLVAAGPDSPVGREVAALMRTASREGLAAAQRGMALRPDSKDMLARYAGPALVVVGEHDAITPLEKAKAMADLVSGARLEVIPGAAHLPNQEQPEQFNAVLDAFLSSL is encoded by the coding sequence ATGCTGACGGTGACGGTGGATGGAATCCCGCTGCACTACCGGGACGTGGGCCAGGGACGGCCGGTGCTGCTGCTGCACGCCTTCCCGCTCAATGGTGACGCGTTCGACCCGCAGGTGAAGGCGCTGTCGGGGCGCTACCGCTTCATCATTCCGGATCACCGGGGCTTCGGGCAGAGCCGGATTGGCGACGGGCCCACGGAGATGGCGCGAATCGCCCGGGACTCGCTGGCGCTGCTGGACGCGCTGAAGCTGGACTCGGTGGTGGTGGGCGGCGTGTCCATGGGCGGGTACGCGGCCATGGCCCTGCTGCGCGAGGACGCGGGCCGGGTGGGCGGGCTGGTGCTGGTGGACACCCAGGCCACCCCGGACGACGAGGCGGGCAAGGCGCGGCGGGAGGCGTCCGCGAAGGAGGCGCTGGAGCAGGGCGTGGAGCCACTCGTCCAGACGCTGCTGCCCAAGCTGGTGGCGGCGGGCCCGGACTCGCCGGTGGGACGCGAGGTGGCGGCGCTGATGCGCACGGCCTCGCGCGAGGGCCTGGCCGCCGCCCAGCGGGGCATGGCGCTGCGCCCGGACAGCAAGGACATGCTGGCGCGCTACGCGGGCCCGGCGCTGGTGGTGGTGGGCGAGCACGACGCCATCACCCCGCTGGAGAAGGCGAAGGCCATGGCGGACCTCGTCTCCGGCGCGAGGCTGGAGGTGATTCCCGGCGCGGCGCACCTGCCCAACCAGGAGCAGCCGGAGCAGTTCAACGCGGTGCTGGACGCGTTCCTGTCATCCCTGTGA
- a CDS encoding peroxidase, translated as MFPPAKELTVERMYLKDVEAHESDGHYGQMIRRVRELGSPVPQIWHLLAFKPKMTDALCRFTHEVMRGPSPLSPGLRELIAAYTSRGNECRF; from the coding sequence GTGTTCCCTCCCGCCAAGGAGCTGACCGTGGAGCGCATGTACCTGAAGGACGTCGAGGCGCACGAGTCCGACGGCCACTACGGCCAGATGATTCGTCGGGTCCGTGAGCTGGGCAGTCCCGTCCCGCAGATCTGGCACCTGCTCGCCTTCAAGCCGAAGATGACGGACGCGCTGTGCCGCTTCACCCACGAGGTGATGCGCGGCCCCTCTCCCCTGTCGCCGGGCCTCCGGGAGCTCATCGCCGCGTACACCTCGCGCGGCAACGAATGTCGATTTTGA
- a CDS encoding carboxymuconolactone decarboxylase family protein, giving the protein MVHAVLEDAGSAPIPDAEKALFAFVDTLNQRPAEVGQADIDRLKAVGWTDEAIYDAVSVCALFNFYNRWIDGTGVQGMSAEMYQRSGQRIAQGGYAPPEPPPTPKK; this is encoded by the coding sequence ATGGTGCACGCGGTGCTGGAGGACGCGGGCTCGGCGCCCATCCCCGACGCCGAGAAGGCGCTGTTCGCCTTCGTGGACACGCTCAACCAACGCCCGGCGGAAGTCGGCCAGGCGGACATCGACCGGCTGAAGGCGGTGGGCTGGACGGACGAGGCCATCTATGACGCCGTGTCCGTGTGCGCGCTGTTCAACTTCTACAACCGCTGGATTGACGGCACCGGCGTCCAGGGGATGAGCGCGGAGATGTATCAGCGCAGCGGGCAGCGGATTGCCCAGGGCGGGTACGCACCGCCGGAACCACCGCCCACGCCGAAGAAGTAG
- a CDS encoding ARPP-2 domain-containing protein, which yields MTVDARLLERLEPAGLRLAPSQVWGGIRLVPVLRDSVRDDLRFNRRTYDDALAIVTLEGELTRPGLKYCSYIPHGLVMTWGQRQADAVYGTQLQAPEGKRVKVGPFSIRLLHRMVHREDKNQLRMLPLHLAMEGFLSLHFGGPDIAWAEYSREALSHGLNPRIEGAVPGWASAALDGALRTFEVHERQVGVLLFNADVLLSAFVVSHPDDYRVLHRTLLEDFYGELLLQYGFLGAAPELGLSLDDARVASLDDLRAEVARMRSDWADFHAFMAGGLFGAEVTSERIYEAGPFMLQRFHTSLEPSAENHLGEAIVREDGTLEYLKTYRLSAAQTRRAYLLQQLALSGWKLRDAAERFGATEDDLVLRLRNAGFGYLLKEHVLEAATRRQGRGR from the coding sequence ATGACGGTGGACGCGCGACTGCTCGAGAGGTTGGAGCCCGCCGGGCTGCGGCTGGCGCCCTCGCAGGTGTGGGGCGGCATCCGGCTGGTGCCCGTGCTGCGGGACTCCGTGCGGGACGACCTGCGCTTCAACCGGCGGACGTACGACGACGCCCTCGCCATTGTCACGCTGGAGGGCGAGCTGACGCGGCCCGGCCTCAAGTACTGCTCGTACATTCCTCATGGGCTGGTGATGACGTGGGGCCAGCGGCAGGCAGACGCCGTCTATGGCACCCAGCTCCAGGCGCCGGAGGGAAAGCGCGTGAAGGTGGGGCCGTTCTCCATCCGCCTCCTGCACCGCATGGTGCACCGCGAGGACAAGAATCAGCTCCGCATGCTGCCGCTGCACCTGGCGATGGAGGGCTTCCTGTCCCTGCACTTCGGCGGGCCGGACATCGCCTGGGCCGAGTACTCGCGTGAGGCCCTGTCCCACGGGTTGAACCCCCGAATCGAGGGCGCGGTGCCCGGCTGGGCCAGCGCCGCGTTGGACGGCGCGCTGCGCACCTTCGAGGTCCACGAGCGGCAGGTGGGCGTGCTGCTGTTCAACGCGGACGTGCTTCTGTCCGCCTTCGTCGTCTCGCACCCGGACGACTACCGCGTGCTGCACCGCACGCTGCTGGAGGACTTCTACGGCGAGCTGCTCCTCCAGTACGGCTTCCTCGGCGCGGCGCCGGAGCTGGGGCTGTCCCTGGACGACGCGCGCGTTGCCAGCCTGGACGACCTGCGCGCGGAGGTTGCGCGCATGCGGAGCGACTGGGCGGACTTTCACGCCTTCATGGCGGGGGGCCTCTTCGGCGCCGAGGTGACGTCCGAGCGCATCTACGAGGCCGGGCCGTTCATGCTCCAGCGCTTCCATACGAGCCTCGAGCCCTCGGCGGAGAACCACCTGGGCGAGGCCATCGTCCGCGAGGATGGCACGCTGGAGTACCTCAAGACGTACCGCCTCTCCGCGGCGCAGACGCGGCGGGCGTACCTCCTCCAGCAGCTTGCCCTGTCGGGCTGGAAGCTGCGGGACGCCGCGGAGCGCTTCGGCGCCACCGAGGACGACCTGGTCCTCCGCCTGCGCAACGCGGGCTTCGGCTACCTGCTCAAGGAGCACGTGCTCGAAGCGGCCACCCGGAGGCAGGGGCGCGGGCGCTGA
- a CDS encoding dipeptidase yields the protein MGDVKELHQRWCVADGHADSLMWNRDLVARSNEGHVDFPRLREAGVKLQCFTIVTRGFPFIGGFPVFAAWRGWPREARASEWTRALWQIERMEEFCRLSGDTARITTTGAALEDNLAHGRLSAVLGVEGGHAIEGRVARLAELHRRGVRFMGLTHLSNNNLGGSSFPMMGNRGLTPLGQEVMEEMARLGLSVDVAHASESTLEDLFAHPTVRFFCSHTGVRAAGGGWRNLSDASLRRIADRGGVVGIIFAPVYLGGDSVDDVVRHIEHAVDVMGEGGVGLGSDYDGMVPLPKGMKDVTDLHLLTEALLRRHPESWVERVVGGNFRRFFQETLGG from the coding sequence ATGGGTGACGTGAAAGAGCTCCACCAGCGCTGGTGCGTGGCCGACGGGCACGCGGACTCCCTCATGTGGAACCGGGATTTGGTTGCCCGCTCCAATGAGGGACACGTGGACTTCCCCCGCCTGCGGGAAGCGGGGGTGAAGCTGCAGTGCTTCACCATCGTCACCCGGGGCTTCCCCTTCATTGGAGGCTTCCCGGTGTTCGCCGCGTGGCGGGGGTGGCCCCGCGAGGCGCGCGCGAGCGAGTGGACGCGGGCCCTCTGGCAGATTGAGCGCATGGAGGAGTTCTGCCGACTCTCCGGGGACACGGCGCGCATCACCACCACCGGGGCCGCGTTGGAAGACAACCTCGCCCACGGGCGCCTGTCCGCGGTGCTGGGGGTGGAGGGAGGCCATGCCATCGAGGGGCGGGTGGCGCGGCTGGCGGAGCTGCACCGGCGCGGGGTGCGCTTCATGGGGCTCACCCACCTGTCCAACAACAACCTGGGCGGCTCCTCCTTCCCGATGATGGGCAACCGGGGGCTGACGCCGCTGGGGCAGGAGGTGATGGAGGAGATGGCCCGGCTGGGGCTGAGCGTGGACGTGGCGCATGCCTCGGAGAGCACACTGGAGGACCTCTTCGCGCACCCCACGGTGCGATTCTTCTGTTCTCACACGGGCGTGCGGGCGGCGGGGGGCGGCTGGCGCAACCTCTCCGACGCGTCCCTGCGGCGCATCGCCGACCGGGGTGGGGTGGTGGGCATTATCTTCGCCCCCGTTTACCTGGGCGGGGACTCGGTGGACGACGTGGTCCGCCACATCGAGCACGCGGTGGACGTCATGGGCGAGGGGGGCGTGGGCCTGGGCTCGGACTACGACGGCATGGTGCCCCTCCCCAAGGGGATGAAGGACGTCACGGACCTGCATCTGCTCACCGAGGCCCTGTTGCGCCGGCATCCGGAGTCCTGGGTGGAACGTGTCGTCGGTGGAAACTTCCGGCGTTTCTTCCAGGAGACACTGGGTGGTTGA
- a CDS encoding serine/threonine-protein kinase, whose amino-acid sequence MATHHPEHPSSKPFILFTAGATSYELVRFLCPRGPGEMLLARRHYADTPGDLVVVKRLQDAGDTQGRARLREEVKLLMQLSHPAIAQVFLVRVHEGSPHLVMEYVEGHSLETLTSFAALRRRPFSEAFGAYVGAEVADALHHAHTLEDARGQPLGIVHRDVSPRTLRLDVHGRVKLADFSMAWARLPGRVGTEGHVVRGDLAYASPEALARRPLDGRSDLFSLGVVLLELLTGLHLLDLEDVERAALVTGPLPEAETLLAEVPSWLPAPLMAARMACLAPEHVERATQGLSSPMRAILSRLLRREPAERFQSGLEVRDALRGVLGGLGYAYGPREAEREATQVRRDARSRRRSADVLRWDDSVRPDASGKAAPPRDS is encoded by the coding sequence ATGGCCACCCACCACCCCGAGCACCCCTCTTCCAAGCCCTTCATCCTCTTCACCGCCGGGGCCACGTCCTATGAGCTGGTGCGCTTCCTCTGCCCCCGGGGCCCGGGAGAGATGCTGCTCGCGCGCCGGCACTACGCGGACACGCCCGGGGACCTCGTGGTCGTCAAGCGGCTGCAGGACGCCGGGGACACCCAGGGGCGCGCGCGCCTGCGGGAAGAGGTGAAGCTGCTGATGCAGCTCAGCCACCCCGCCATCGCCCAGGTGTTCCTGGTGCGCGTGCACGAGGGCTCGCCCCACCTGGTGATGGAGTACGTGGAAGGCCACAGCCTGGAGACGCTCACCAGCTTCGCGGCGCTGCGGCGCCGGCCCTTCTCGGAGGCCTTCGGCGCGTACGTGGGCGCGGAGGTCGCGGACGCGCTGCACCACGCCCACACCCTGGAGGACGCGCGGGGCCAGCCGCTGGGCATCGTCCACCGTGACGTGTCCCCGCGCACGCTGCGCCTGGACGTGCACGGGCGGGTGAAGCTGGCGGACTTCTCCATGGCGTGGGCGAGGCTGCCGGGCCGCGTCGGCACGGAGGGCCATGTCGTCCGGGGAGACCTGGCGTATGCCTCCCCGGAAGCGCTCGCGCGCCGGCCCCTGGATGGGCGCTCGGACCTGTTCTCCCTGGGCGTGGTGCTCCTGGAGCTGCTCACCGGGCTGCACCTGCTGGACCTGGAGGACGTGGAGCGCGCCGCGCTGGTGACGGGGCCCCTCCCGGAGGCGGAGACGCTCCTCGCGGAGGTGCCCAGCTGGCTGCCGGCGCCGCTGATGGCCGCGCGCATGGCGTGCCTCGCCCCGGAGCACGTGGAGCGCGCCACGCAGGGGCTGTCCAGCCCCATGCGCGCCATCCTCTCGCGGCTGCTGCGGCGTGAGCCGGCGGAGCGCTTCCAGTCGGGGCTGGAGGTGCGGGACGCGCTGCGCGGCGTGCTGGGTGGGCTGGGCTACGCCTACGGCCCGCGTGAGGCCGAGCGCGAGGCCACCCAGGTGCGCCGCGACGCCCGCTCCCGGCGCCGCTCCGCGGACGTGCTCCGGTGGGACGACTCCGTGCGCCCGGACGCCTCTGGGAAGGCCGCGCCCCCTCGGGACTCGTGA
- the thiS gene encoding sulfur carrier protein ThiS: MQVWVNGETREVPEGVTLSALLESLQVGGPGVAVEVNAEVVRRARHPEHQLHAGDRVEIVTFVGGG, from the coding sequence GTGCAGGTCTGGGTCAACGGAGAGACACGCGAGGTGCCGGAGGGCGTCACCCTCTCGGCGCTGCTGGAGTCGCTCCAGGTGGGCGGCCCCGGCGTGGCCGTGGAGGTCAACGCGGAGGTGGTGCGCCGCGCCCGCCATCCCGAGCACCAACTCCATGCGGGCGACCGCGTCGAGATCGTCACCTTCGTCGGCGGCGGTTAG
- a CDS encoding thiazole synthase, translating to MSIQDKPFTLAGVTFNSRLILGTGKYPSHEVMKRCHESSGTEFVTVAVRRLDLKATGEASLMNWIDRNRLRLLPNTALCYTADEAVRTCRLAEELGMSKWVKLEVLGDEKTLYPDVEETVKAARILVKEGFTVLPYTSDDPITARKLEDAGCAAVMPLAAPIGSGLGIRNPHNIRLILETVKVPVIVDAGVGTASDAAIAMELGVDAILMNTAIAGARDPVRMAVAMKKAVEAGRDAYLAGRIPRKAYGSASSPLDGIHHQ from the coding sequence ATGAGCATCCAGGACAAGCCCTTCACCCTCGCGGGCGTCACCTTCAACTCGCGCCTCATCCTCGGCACCGGCAAGTACCCGAGCCACGAGGTCATGAAGCGCTGCCACGAGTCCTCCGGCACGGAGTTCGTCACCGTGGCCGTGCGCCGCCTCGACCTGAAGGCCACGGGTGAGGCGTCGCTGATGAACTGGATCGACCGCAATCGCCTGCGGCTGCTCCCCAACACCGCGCTCTGCTACACGGCGGACGAGGCGGTGCGCACCTGCCGGCTCGCCGAGGAGCTGGGCATGAGCAAGTGGGTGAAGCTCGAGGTGCTCGGCGACGAGAAGACGCTCTACCCGGACGTCGAGGAGACGGTGAAGGCGGCGCGCATCCTGGTGAAGGAGGGCTTCACCGTGCTGCCGTACACCAGCGATGACCCGATTACCGCGCGCAAGCTCGAGGACGCGGGCTGCGCGGCGGTGATGCCGCTGGCCGCCCCCATCGGCAGCGGGCTGGGCATCCGCAACCCGCACAACATCCGCCTCATCCTGGAGACGGTGAAGGTGCCCGTCATCGTCGACGCGGGCGTGGGCACCGCCTCGGACGCGGCCATCGCCATGGAGCTGGGCGTGGACGCCATCCTGATGAACACGGCGATTGCCGGCGCCAGGGACCCGGTGCGCATGGCGGTGGCCATGAAGAAGGCCGTGGAGGCCGGCCGCGACGCGTACCTCGCCGGCCGCATCCCCCGGAAGGCCTACGGGTCCGCGTCCAGCCCTCTCGACGGCATCCACCACCAGTAG
- a CDS encoding thiamine phosphate synthase: MAPLALPRLVVITDWRLPPERLLGALSRALEAGPEVAVQHRHPEATGRRFLEEARLLAGLCRERGNPLFVNGRLDVALLVGAHLHLPVQGPTPEDVRPHLPAERLVSVAVHDVAEARAARGADLALVSPVFSPGSKPGDTRATLGARGFETLAATLPCPALALGGITPERAATVRGAAGFAVISAVLEAEDPAAAARALLAARAAQAMLRVP; encoded by the coding sequence GTGGCACCGCTCGCCCTTCCCCGCCTCGTCGTCATCACCGACTGGCGCCTGCCCCCCGAGCGGCTGCTGGGCGCGCTCTCCCGTGCGTTGGAGGCGGGCCCGGAGGTGGCCGTGCAGCACCGCCACCCCGAGGCCACCGGACGCCGCTTCCTCGAGGAGGCCCGTCTGCTGGCCGGGCTGTGCCGCGAGCGGGGCAACCCGCTGTTCGTCAACGGCCGCCTGGACGTGGCGCTGCTCGTGGGCGCACACCTGCACCTGCCCGTCCAGGGGCCCACGCCCGAGGACGTGCGCCCCCACCTGCCCGCCGAGCGGCTCGTCAGCGTGGCCGTCCATGACGTCGCGGAGGCCCGCGCTGCTCGCGGCGCGGACCTGGCACTTGTCAGCCCGGTCTTCTCCCCTGGCTCCAAGCCCGGGGACACCCGGGCCACGCTGGGGGCCAGGGGCTTCGAGACCCTGGCGGCCACCCTGCCCTGCCCCGCGCTGGCACTCGGTGGCATCACCCCCGAGCGAGCGGCAACGGTGCGCGGGGCGGCGGGCTTTGCCGTCATCTCCGCGGTGCTGGAAGCGGAGGACCCGGCGGCGGCGGCCCGGGCCCTGCTGGCCGCGCGCGCGGCGCAGGCTATGCTGCGCGTCCCGTGA